Within the Clostridium scatologenes genome, the region TTCATCAGATCTACGCGATTCCAATGCGACAGATAATGCTATAAATTACATTGAAAATAACGCTATACCAACTTCTGAGTTGCTACTAATTGGAGGAGAAAGTGTTATTTCACAAACTACTGAAGATGAAATATATAAATATATTATACCTAGAGCTTATTAAAAACAATTATATGTTAAACTCTGGCTAGGATTAAGCTGGAGTTTAATTTTTATATTAAATATATTTATAATCTGAAAAAGTTTATCTGGTATATAATTTATTGAAAAGAAAATTATAATCATCATTAGGAGTGTACATTTACTACACAACTTTTTAGGTGGAGAGAGCTTTGAATTTTAGGTATTAGACCTCCTTAATAAACGGTTGGCTTTCATCTACCATAAATTCAATGCGGATTCCACCTAAAAAGTTGCGTCGCATAGTACTTAGTGATTTACTACTTTTAGTATTCCTGTTGCTACAGCTTGTGCAGCCTTATTTTGAAAACTATCATCATTTAAGAGCTTTTCTTCAGTAGGATTGCTTATAAATGCAATTTCTGCTAATACTGCTGGAGCATTAGTATTTTTCAAAACATAATAACCTGCTGTTTTTATTCCTCTATCTTGTAAACCTATAGCATTAGCTAATTCTTGTTGTATTGATTGTGCTAATTTTTGACCTTCAGGACTACCTGATAGATAATATGTTTCTGTTCCATTGGCACTTGAAGCATCAGCACTATTAGAATGGATACATACAAAATATTGGACATTAGCATTATTTGCTATATCACATCGTGCTTGGAGGTCTTGACCTACGTCTGAAGGCCATGATACATCATCACTTGTTCTAGTGTATATAACATCTATACCATTATCTTGAAGAATTTTTCCGATTTTTAACGTTATAGCTAAGTTAACATTTTTTTCAAGCACTCCTGTAGGACCAACTGCACCAGAATCATAACCTCCATGACCTGGATCTAAAGCTATTTTTATTGATCCACTTCCAGTTATTAGTCTATTTACTAATAAATCTGAAATTACACCAGTCCCACCTAATATATTTATAGTTGATATATTACTTAATTTAGTTTTAATTATAGAATTTTTAGTGTTATATGAATTGCTTACTAAAACAACTGGCGATGATTTTTTTGCAGCAGCAGCAGAACCTGATAATGCATCTGCAAAATTTTCTCCATTAGCTATGTATACATTATCAAAAACTACGGTATCTGAAAATTCATTAATAACTACTAAGTTAGTAGCATATCGGTCAATTCCACTTAATCTTTTGCTATTCTTAAAATTAATACTAGTATTACTGACAGCCCCCTCACCGCCAATAATATAAGCCATGCTTATGTTGTTTTTTTCAATAAAGTTTTTAACGCTATTAGGCAATATATCCTTAGTGGTAAGAAGTATAGGCATTTGTTTTGCAGCTGCAATAGGAGCTGCCGATATTCCATCAGGAAAATTTTCACCAGAAGCAATAAAAATACCATTATTTATTCCTATAAGTTCTGCTATTTTTACACTAGTTTCATATCTATCTTGGCCGTATAATCTAGTAGAACTTATATTGAGATTGTCTAATTGTTTATTAATATTTTCAGATATTACTCCAGTTCCCCCTATTATAAATGCATTTTTTGCATTTAGTCTTTTAATTTCCTGTAATACATTACTACTTATACTATTTTTTGTTGTTAATAAAATAGGTGCATTGTATTTTTTTGATAGTGGTGCTGCACTTAAAGCATCTGGAAAGTCTTCACCTGAAGTTAGTACAATATAATCTGATTTGTCCCAATTATTTTGAGAAACCTTTACTGATGTTTCATACCTGTCTGCACCACCAAGTCTTTGAGTTGAAGCATTAGCTGATACCTTCATGGAAGTGCCAAAAAATATAAATAAGAAACATGCTAAAACTACTAAAAAATTTTTTTTTGAAAACATCTACCCTCACCCCTTATACTGTTCTAGTTTTTATTTTAACATATATTTTTATATTATTGTTATGGCATTTAATGGACGTAATGTTTATAATTATAAATGAATAGTATCAGTAGACCTTTACAAAAAAATTTCATTATAATATATTAAAATAAACATTAAATTGAACATAATAAGGAGAGTATATTCATATGAAAAAGATTTTTTTAGATACAGAAACTACAGGGCTTGAACCAGGGCAAATTATACAGCTTACATATTGTGTTTGTGATATAAATTCTAGAGGGGAAGAGAAGGTTTGTTTTGCAAAGAATTTTTTCTTTGATGTAGATTATGTTGAACCGTCTGCAGAAGCTGTACATGGCTTTAGTGTGGAAAAATTAAAAAACCTATCTATGGGACAAGTGTTTCAAGATGTAGCTTCAGAAGTAGCTGAAGATTTAGAAGGAGGAATTTTTATTGCACATAATGTAAAGTTTGATCAAAAATTTGTTACTGCTGAATTTGATAGATTAAATAATATAGATTGGAATCCTAATAAATTTTTTTGTACTATGCAGTATTTTAAATCAAAAGTAAATGCAAAAACAAGAAATGGTAGGCCTAAAAATCCAAGATTGGAAGAGACAATGGATTTCCTTGGGGTAGAACAAAATAAGGTACTTCAAGGTGCTAAAAAGCTTTTTAGTTGTGATGATGTTGATTTTCACGATGCTAGATATGATGTAGCAGGACTTGTATCTTGTTACTATAGAGCTAAAAAATTAGGTTATGATTTGTAGTGCATAAATTTAGCAATATAAGTATAATGCGACGTAAGGGTGTAGTGGAAGTTTGAATTTCAACTTTTATTCCGTGATATACGGTAAGTGGTTTATCACTGCTAAATGTTTTAATTATTCTAAAGCTTGAAGATTTGGAAAACCTAAGAACTTTGTCAAACTCGGTTCCCTCAGACAGGACTAAAGTTCTAAGGCTTTCCCAATCTTCAAGCTAAGAATAATACTAAAACAATTTAGCTTATGTGATGAACCACTTACCATATATCACTACATAAAAGTTAAAATTCAAACTAGTAACTTCAAGTGTACACATATAATTACATTGTTATAGGCAATTTTAGTAAGCCAAATTATATTTATAATCATAGCTCACTATTTTTTTATACTTATTCAAAGGGATGGTAATCTCTTAGACCGGTAGGTCGTAAAAACTGTTATATATTGCCCTAACCAACAAAAATCTTAATGCAAAATTTCCAGTTTTTATTTTAAAATTATGTCTTTATGAATAGTGGATTATCTCAATCATCTTCTTTTCTCTAAAACCCATTAAACATCTGAAAAAATATAACTGCAATTGCATTAGATTAAATACTATTATTATGCAAATTTTGTTCATATAATTTCCAGTAAAAATAGGAATGTATTAATTCTACTGTAAGTATTCGTAAATCTTTATAATCCAAAGGACTACCGTCCTAAAAAATTGCGGTGCATAGTACTTCTAATATGAAATTTAGAACCTTAACTATTTTGCAAGCTCATAAATTGCATGACCATAGATTTTAGCATTAAGTATTAAGTCATCTATTTCAATGTATTCATTTGCTTGATGATCAAGGTCAGGTTTCCCAGGGAATATTGGTCCAAAGGCAACTATATTTGGTATCTCTTTAGCATAAGTACCTCCACCAATAGCAAGAAGCTTTGCTTCTTTACCGGTTTGTTCTTTATATACTTTTTGTAATGACTTTATAAGAGGGTGATCAGCTGGGAAAAATAAAGGCTTTTGATGGAGCATGTTTTCAATTGTTATACCAGCATCTTCTATTTTTTCATTAAATGGAGTCATCATATCTTCATATTTAAATGTTACAGGATATCTTAAATTAAGTGCCATGGAAACCTTTTCTTCATCCATAGATACTGTGCCAACATTAAATGAAAGCTTTCCAGATTCTTTATCTTCAAGATATACTCCGAAAGATTTTCCATCAGTTTCAAATCCTACATATTTATTAAAGAAATTTATATAATCTGCAATATCACATTTTCCAAGAGGTAGCTCTCCAAGAAATTTAAACATTTGCATTATGGAATTTTTTCCCAAATGAGGTAGACTTCCATGTGCAGCAACACCAACTGATTTTATAACTACCATATTATCTTTAATTTCTGCAGTTACATTATAACCAGTTCTATTTTTAAATTCTTTAGCAGCATTAATAATATCATCAGTATTTTTAGATGATACTAATGATTCACAGTAATCAGGAACTACATTGGCTCTTTGGCCACCATTTAGAGATTTAATGACTACATCACCAATAGATTTCACAGTTAATTTTTTAGTTACATCAAATATTGTAATACCTTTTTCGCCATATATTATTGGATATTCTGCATCTGGAGTAAAACCGGATATAGGAGCTTTCTCTTTTTCTAAGTAGTGAGATATTTCATTACAACCTGATTCTTCATTTGTACCAAATATAATTCTAACTTTTTTAGATAATGAGAGATTCAAATCTTTTATAGCTTTAAGTCCATAAAGTGCAGCCACTATTGGGGCTTTATCATCCATAGTTCCTCTTCCATACATTTTTCCATCATGAATTTCTGCACCATATGGTGGGTATATCCATCCATCTCCTTCTGGAACTACATCCAAGTGACCGAGTACAGCAACATAATCTTCTCCTTCACCATATTCAGCATAACCAACATATCCATCCATATTTACTGTTTTAAAACCAAGATTTTTGCAAATTTCTAAAGTTTTATTTAGCACATTGTGTATACCTTCACCATAAGGCATACCTTCTTTTGCAGGTTCTTCAATACTTTTAATTTTTACGAGTTCTTGAGAAGATTTTATTAAGTCTTCTTTAAGTTCGTCAATCTTTTTATTTATTTCCATATTGTCATTCCTCCTATTTTTTTAGGGCTCTTATCGAAAGATATTCGGTCCTTATTTTGTATATAATAAAAAAATAATGTAAACCTTTTACATGGGAAATAAAAATATTAATTATATCAACTATAGTTATATGTATTAATTTGTTTTTTATAATTATAGGTATACAATATACATGTTATCATATTTAAAGATAGTTATTAAACTGCATTATAGCAAATATCTTAGTGAAATACCTATAAAATAATTAGTATATTCATTTCAGTTAGGTATACCTTCATATTACTCATATTATAGTAAAAAAAGTGAATATTTATAAAAAGTATATTTTAAAAATTCATTAAATTACTTTATATTATGTAGAAAATTTATAAATTAATGCAAATAGAATAAAATAATATAGTATAATGTGAGAATGAGAAATATATTATGATATACACAAGGAGAATAGGAAATGTCAGATAAAAATATTGAAATGATGAAAAAAATAATCGAGGCTAAGAAGAAGAAAAGTGCTCAGCAAGGCTCACATTTAAGAGCAGACAAAAATATAGGTGGAACTAGAAAAGCTATAATAAATAAAAAGACAGGCGGACTATTTGATAAGTAGAGGAGATAATGCAAAATGGGAAAAGTACTTTATCCAATAAAATTAGATGGTAAATATGGATATATAGACAATACAGGAAAAATTTCTATAGAACCTAATTTTGATTATGCTGAAGAATTTAGTGAAGGATTAGCTATGGTAAGCATTGGACAAAATTTTGGATTTATAAATAAAGAAGGAGATATAGTAGTTAAAGTTGAATATGATGATGCATATGATTTTAAAGAAGGCTTAGCGATAGTTGAAGTAAATGGAAAGTATGGTTGTGTAGATAACACAGGAAAATTGGTTGTAAAGGCTGAATATGATGAGGCTTATGATTTTTCAGAAGGATTGTCAGCAGTAAAATTAGGATATAAATGGGGCTACATAGATAAAGAAGGAAAAGCAGTAATGGAGCCCCAATTTTTATATGCAGATGATTTTAAAGAAGAATTAGCTTTGGTCCAATTAGGAGGTAAATTAGGATATATAGATAAGCTTGGCAAGGAAGCAATAGAAGCGAAATATGATTATGCTTATGGATTTTCAGAAGGGCTAGCAGTAGTTCAAGTAAATAATAAGTATGGATATATTGACAAATCGGGAGATACTGTAATTGCTCCTAAGTATAGGGAAGCAAGTAGTTTTTCAGAAGGATTAGCAGTAATAGAGGGTAATGGTAAATATGGATTTATAAATGCAAAAGGAGAAATGATAATTTCACCTAAATATGATTGGGCAGATAACTTTTATGAGGGATTTGCAGCAGTTGCTATTAAAGAGAAGTATGGTTTTATAGATAAATATGGAGTAGAAATAATTCCTGTAAAATTTGATAATGTAGATACCATAAGTGAAGATTTAATATCTGTAGAGGTAAATGGTAAATGGGGATACATAAATAAAGCAGGAAAGTTCATTATAGAGCCAATTTTTGATGAAGTATCAAAATTTGTAGATGGTGCTGCAAAAGTTGTTTTTGAAAATAAAACTAGATATATAAACAAAAATGGTGATTACATTTGGAAGCTTTAAAATTGGGCAGAGTTTTAAGTTTATAGAATAATTTATGGAATCTATTTTAAGAAAAAATTAAATTAAAACATAGAAAGTTGTGAAATATGAGCATAATATCATATTTTCACAGCTTTTATTTTGTTTTCAATAAGGTATCTGGACTAATTATTTTCTTTCAGATGCCTAAAAGCTTTTGTTAAGAAATTTGTAAGAACTTTGATAAGTTATTTGTAAAAATTCTCTAGTATAATTAATTTGTAGCCAAAACAAAGGAGGGATTAAAAATGATATAATTTATAAAGAAAGGTGGAAGAGAATATGGAAAAGTATAATGTTTTAGTTGTAGATGATGAAGAAGAAATAACTGAAGCAATAGAAATTTATTTAAAAAATGAAGGTATAAGAGTATTTAAAGCTAAAGATGGTATAGATGCTTTAATGCTTTTGGAAGAAGAAGAAATTCATCTTATTATAATGGATATTATGATGCCAAGAATGGATGGAATTAAGGCTACATTTAAAATAAGGGAAAGCAAAAATATTCCTATAATAATGCTTTCTGCAAAATCTGAAGATATGGACAAGATACTTGGACTTAATGTGGGAGCGGATGACTATATGACAAAACCCTTTAATGCTTTAGAGTTAGTGGCCAGAGTTAAATCTCAACTTAGAAGATATATAGATCTGGGAAATTATAAAAAGAACAGTAATAAAATTGCTATTAAGGGTCTAGTTTTGGATAAGAAGACAAAGATGGTAACTGTTGATGGAGAAGAAATAAGACTTACAGCTATTGAGTATAGAATATTAGAGCTGCTAATGGAGAATAAAGGAAGAGTATTTTCCATTGAAGAAATATATGAAAAAGCCTGGAAACAACCTTATTACAATGGAGAAAATACTGTAGCAGTACATATAAGAAGAATAAGAGAAAAAATAGAAATCAATCCAAGAGAACCTAGATATTTAAAGGTGGTGTGGGGAATTGGGTATAAAATTGAAAAATAAATTTATATATATTTGTTTATGTGCTTTGAGCATATTTGCAGCTGCATTTTCTGTGTTGTCTGCTTGTGATATTGTTAAAAATTATAGTTATATTGAACATAAAACCTATTTTGATACTGATGAATTTGGAAGAGAAGTATATAGTTATTGCCAAAATTTAAGCAATTTTTATGTATATTATAAAGATTATAATAATAAATTTGGAGAAAATAAAGCTAGTAAAGAAGATATAAATGGATTAAAGTTGTTTTATGAAGATAAGCTAAAAAGTGCGCAAGCTGAAATTGAAAATAAGTATAACAATTATATACAGGAATCAGAAAGGGTTTCATATAAAGATAAACTAATAGATGAAAAGAATAAAAAACTTGAAGAAGTAAGAAAAGAAAACACTAAAAGTGATGAGGAGCTTAAAAAGGAAGTTGCATCAAGATATGACAAAGATTATGAAGCAATTAAAAAAAGTGTGCAAAATAGAAATGATATAAAATATTATATTAAAAATACAAAAACAAATGAGATATATCATAACTTAACAGGTCAGGATACAATTCAAGAATATATACAAAAAGAATCACTTTTTACTATTGAGTTTCCATTAAAAAGAGCTGAAAATAAGAAGCTTTTAAATATTAATTCCATATTTAAAAGCTTTTCGTGGGAAGGTTATATTATGATTCCTAAACAATCAGCTTCTAATAATTATATAATAGAAAATTATAATTACTACAATTCAGTTAGAAGCAGACTTATTAAAGAGATGCTAATAGGAGTTGCTTCATTAATCACAGCACTTTTAATATTAGTAGGCATTAAAAAAGATGAAAACTTGAAAATAAATTTTACAAAACAAATAAAAAGTTCATATAAAAAACTGCCTATGGATGTGAACATACTTATATTTTGTATTTACACAGCTATAATGCTGGGATATATGCTAAAACTTAGTTTCTTTTATAAACCATTAGGAGTTAAACATTTTATTAAGTTTACAATTGTTAGTATTTATGTGGCATATGTCATATTTAGCATTAAAGTTTTTATAAAACTTATGAAAAATAAAAAGGAACTTTTGAATAAATGGAATGAAAGTTTAAGTTGTAGGTTAATTGATGTTGCGAAAAGAAGCTTTATAGCTAAAGATCTAAAGCTTCAGATTTTACTTAGTACAATTATTACAACTATACTTGCTTTATTTACAATTATATTGGTAATGATATCACATAATATAATGTTAGGAGCTATAATAGGACTAGCATATATAATTTTAATATTACGTATTATGTTTAAAAAGATAGATTATTTAAATGAAATATTAAAGGGAACTGAAGAAATAGCTTCAGGAAATTTGAATTATGTTATAAAAGAAAAAGAGGAAAGTCACCTATCAAAAATAGCACATAATATTAATAATATAAAATCTGGATATAAAAAGTCTCTGCAAAGTCAGATTAAAAGTGAGAGACTTAAGTCAGAACTTATAACGAATGTTTCTCATGATTTAAAAACACCTCTTACATCTATAATAAACTATATAAATCTATTAAAAAAAGAAGGATTATCAGAAGATGAAATTAAAGGATATATTGGTGTTTTAGATAGAAAATCGGAAAGACTTAAAGTCCTTATAGAGGATTTGTTTGAAGCATCAAAAATGTCCAGCGGTTCAGTTGAATTAAATATAGAAAAGGTTGATGTAGCAGCTCTATTGGAGCAGTCAATAGCAGAATTAGATGAGAAAATTAAAAAGGCTTCATTAACTCTTAGGGTTAAATATTCAAATAAGCATATTTATGCTAATTTAGATGGAAAAAAAACCTGGAGAGTATTTGAAAACTTAATAAATAACATTATAAAGTATTCAGCACCTAATACTAGAGTATATATTAATTTAATGGAAGAAGATAACAAAATTTTAATTGTCATGAAAAATATTTCTTCTTATGAAATGGATTTTGACGCAGAAGAAATCTTCGAAAGATTTAAAAGAGGAGATAAGTCAAGAAATACAGAAGGGTCAGGATTAGGACTTGCAATTGCCAAAAGTATTGTGGAACTTCAAGGTGGCAAGCTTAATATAGAAATCGATGGAGATCTTTTTAAGGCCATAGTTCAATTTGATCAAGCGAAACCTTAACTTTCGCAGTTTAAAAATAATGCGACACAAGGATGCAGTGGAAGTTTGGATTTTAACTTTTAGTCCATGATATATGCTAAGTGTGTCATCACGGCTAAATGTTTTAATTATTCTAAAGCTCGAAATTTTTGAAAGCCTAAGAACTTTGTCAAACTCGGTCCCCTCAAACAGGACTAAAGTTCTAAGGCTTTCAAAAATTTTGAGCTAAGAATAATACTAAAACAATTTAGCTAATGTGATGACACACTTAGCATATATCACTACCTAAAAGTTAAAATCCAAACTAGCAAGTTCAAGTGTACGCACCTAATTACATTATTATAAGTAGTTTTAGTAAGTGAAAATTATATTTATAATCATAACTTATAATGCTTAAAAATTAAAGTTAAGCCTGTTGATAGGCTAATATATTTCATTTAAAAGTCAGTTGCTTTCTATATTTATAGAAATACCTTAAAAGAAATTTATTATTTTTGCAGCTGCGCCATAGAATATTATTAAAATAGCTGAAATATACATAAACTATATCACAGTATTATGTGTATACGTAATGCACTAAGAAGTAACTTTCAACTGTATGTAGACTGATATATGCTGTGAAGTGAGTTTTCCTTCACAGCATATATCAGCCGGAATACAGTTGAAAGTTACTTCGCTTACATATGATTACGTCGCAATGTGCTTATTAATTGAATTATATTAAAGGTTATTTCTTAATTTTATTTAAATCTTTTTATATCTTCTAATCCTTGATAAATTTCTTCTTTTGAAAAGTTATTTTTAAGTAATTCTTCATCACTTTTTTTT harbors:
- the pepV gene encoding dipeptidase PepV is translated as MEINKKIDELKEDLIKSSQELVKIKSIEEPAKEGMPYGEGIHNVLNKTLEICKNLGFKTVNMDGYVGYAEYGEGEDYVAVLGHLDVVPEGDGWIYPPYGAEIHDGKMYGRGTMDDKAPIVAALYGLKAIKDLNLSLSKKVRIIFGTNEESGCNEISHYLEKEKAPISGFTPDAEYPIIYGEKGITIFDVTKKLTVKSIGDVVIKSLNGGQRANVVPDYCESLVSSKNTDDIINAAKEFKNRTGYNVTAEIKDNMVVIKSVGVAAHGSLPHLGKNSIMQMFKFLGELPLGKCDIADYINFFNKYVGFETDGKSFGVYLEDKESGKLSFNVGTVSMDEEKVSMALNLRYPVTFKYEDMMTPFNEKIEDAGITIENMLHQKPLFFPADHPLIKSLQKVYKEQTGKEAKLLAIGGGTYAKEIPNIVAFGPIFPGKPDLDHQANEYIEIDDLILNAKIYGHAIYELAK
- a CDS encoding response regulator transcription factor — encoded protein: MEKYNVLVVDDEEEITEAIEIYLKNEGIRVFKAKDGIDALMLLEEEEIHLIIMDIMMPRMDGIKATFKIRESKNIPIIMLSAKSEDMDKILGLNVGADDYMTKPFNALELVARVKSQLRRYIDLGNYKKNSNKIAIKGLVLDKKTKMVTVDGEEIRLTAIEYRILELLMENKGRVFSIEEIYEKAWKQPYYNGENTVAVHIRRIREKIEINPREPRYLKVVWGIGYKIEK
- a CDS encoding histidine kinase dimerization/phospho-acceptor domain-containing protein; this encodes MKLKNKFIYICLCALSIFAAAFSVLSACDIVKNYSYIEHKTYFDTDEFGREVYSYCQNLSNFYVYYKDYNNKFGENKASKEDINGLKLFYEDKLKSAQAEIENKYNNYIQESERVSYKDKLIDEKNKKLEEVRKENTKSDEELKKEVASRYDKDYEAIKKSVQNRNDIKYYIKNTKTNEIYHNLTGQDTIQEYIQKESLFTIEFPLKRAENKKLLNINSIFKSFSWEGYIMIPKQSASNNYIIENYNYYNSVRSRLIKEMLIGVASLITALLILVGIKKDENLKINFTKQIKSSYKKLPMDVNILIFCIYTAIMLGYMLKLSFFYKPLGVKHFIKFTIVSIYVAYVIFSIKVFIKLMKNKKELLNKWNESLSCRLIDVAKRSFIAKDLKLQILLSTIITTILALFTIILVMISHNIMLGAIIGLAYIILILRIMFKKIDYLNEILKGTEEIASGNLNYVIKEKEESHLSKIAHNINNIKSGYKKSLQSQIKSERLKSELITNVSHDLKTPLTSIINYINLLKKEGLSEDEIKGYIGVLDRKSERLKVLIEDLFEASKMSSGSVELNIEKVDVAALLEQSIAELDEKIKKASLTLRVKYSNKHIYANLDGKKTWRVFENLINNIIKYSAPNTRVYINLMEEDNKILIVMKNISSYEMDFDAEEIFERFKRGDKSRNTEGSGLGLAIAKSIVELQGGKLNIEIDGDLFKAIVQFDQAKP
- a CDS encoding cell wall-binding repeat-containing protein, which gives rise to MFSKKNFLVVLACFLFIFFGTSMKVSANASTQRLGGADRYETSVKVSQNNWDKSDYIVLTSGEDFPDALSAAPLSKKYNAPILLTTKNSISSNVLQEIKRLNAKNAFIIGGTGVISENINKQLDNLNISSTRLYGQDRYETSVKIAELIGINNGIFIASGENFPDGISAAPIAAAKQMPILLTTKDILPNSVKNFIEKNNISMAYIIGGEGAVSNTSINFKNSKRLSGIDRYATNLVVINEFSDTVVFDNVYIANGENFADALSGSAAAAKKSSPVVLVSNSYNTKNSIIKTKLSNISTINILGGTGVISDLLVNRLITGSGSIKIALDPGHGGYDSGAVGPTGVLEKNVNLAITLKIGKILQDNGIDVIYTRTSDDVSWPSDVGQDLQARCDIANNANVQYFVCIHSNSADASSANGTETYYLSGSPEGQKLAQSIQQELANAIGLQDRGIKTAGYYVLKNTNAPAVLAEIAFISNPTEEKLLNDDSFQNKAAQAVATGILKVVNH
- a CDS encoding 3'-5' exonuclease, encoding MKKIFLDTETTGLEPGQIIQLTYCVCDINSRGEEKVCFAKNFFFDVDYVEPSAEAVHGFSVEKLKNLSMGQVFQDVASEVAEDLEGGIFIAHNVKFDQKFVTAEFDRLNNIDWNPNKFFCTMQYFKSKVNAKTRNGRPKNPRLEETMDFLGVEQNKVLQGAKKLFSCDDVDFHDARYDVAGLVSCYYRAKKLGYDL
- a CDS encoding WG repeat-containing protein — protein: MGKVLYPIKLDGKYGYIDNTGKISIEPNFDYAEEFSEGLAMVSIGQNFGFINKEGDIVVKVEYDDAYDFKEGLAIVEVNGKYGCVDNTGKLVVKAEYDEAYDFSEGLSAVKLGYKWGYIDKEGKAVMEPQFLYADDFKEELALVQLGGKLGYIDKLGKEAIEAKYDYAYGFSEGLAVVQVNNKYGYIDKSGDTVIAPKYREASSFSEGLAVIEGNGKYGFINAKGEMIISPKYDWADNFYEGFAAVAIKEKYGFIDKYGVEIIPVKFDNVDTISEDLISVEVNGKWGYINKAGKFIIEPIFDEVSKFVDGAAKVVFENKTRYINKNGDYIWKL